Proteins from a single region of Meles meles chromosome 10, mMelMel3.1 paternal haplotype, whole genome shotgun sequence:
- the LOC123951859 gene encoding TRPM8 channel-associated factor 2-like isoform X2, whose protein sequence is MATTPACAFEALMEGVTSWNVPKGPIPCELLLTGEAAFPVMVNDKGQVLIAASSYGQGRLVVVSHEGYLLDAGFAPFLRNAVGWLCPSPAAPTGVHPSLASLVSILQASGVPAQVQPEVGAPVGVYCISAYIDTMTAELIQFVKSGGGLLIGGQAWYWASQHGPDRVLSGFPGNEVTSVAGVYFTDIYGDIDRFKVSKKIPKIPFHVRCGEDLRQDQQQLLEGISELDIKTGGVPSQLLVHGALAFPLGLDASLGCFLAAARYGRGRVVLAAHEAILCYPKLGPFLLNAVRWLARGQTGKLGVNTRLKNLCTLLSQHGLECSLQPHLTQDLRVYCCTAYSEKEAKQLQEFVAEGGGLLIGGQAWWWASQNPGRSALAHFPGNIILNCFGLSILAQTLHAGCFPVPTLKMQSYHFRKALSEFQAALSHGARNLEKQWLAKLGADGAAFLQIPAKGVPAYISLHRFIKKMLHLSGLPAVSREHPVAGDSFEAAVLCLATELARSGTDCSQLMQELGTCTCSSGHPFTVEIDGNNPGHSDAWVSTRLYLPRGQTAEVSLSEAAASAGLKVQIGCHTDNLTKASKLSRAPVVTHQCCLDRSIQSVSCLWGGLLYVIVPKGSKLGPVSVTIQRVVPAPYYKLGKTSLEAWKKCIQESQAPWGELATDNIILTVPTANLRDLEDPEPVLRLWDEMMHAIAQLAAQPFPFCCPERIVADVQISAAPGGLWVGAIHPALC, encoded by the exons ATGGCAACAACTCCAGCCTGTGCTTTTGAGGCTCTCATGGAGGGAGTGACCAGCTGGAATGTCCCCAAGGGCCCCATTCCATGTGAACTGCTTCTAACTGGAGAGGCTGCCTTCCCAGTGATGGTGAATGACAAGGGCCAGGTCCTCATTGCTGCCTCCTCCTATGGCCAAGGCCGCCTGGTGGTGGTGTCCCATGAGGGCTACCTGCTGGATGCTGGCTTCGCTCCATTTCTTCGTAATGCAGTGGGCTGGCTCTGTCCCTCACCTGCGGCTCCCACTGGAGTGCACCCCTCTCTGGCATCACTAGTAAGTATCCTGCAAGCCTCTGGGGTTCCGGCACAAGTTCAGCCAGAAGTGGGGGCCCCTGTGGGGGTTTACTGCATCAGTGCCTACATTGACACGATGACTGCAGAGCTGATCCAGTTTGTGAAAAGTGGAGGCGGCTTGCTCATCGGGGGCCAAGCCTGGTATTGGGCCAGTCAGCATGGTCCTGACAGAGTGCTGTCCGGGTTCCCTGGGAATGAGGTGACAAGTGTGGCCGGAGTATACTTCACCGACATCTATGGGGACATAGACCGGTTCAAGGTCTCTAAGAAGATACCCAAGATTCCATTTCATGTGAG ATGTGGGGAGGATCTCAGGCAGGATCAGCAGCAGCTCCTGGAAGGGATCTCAGAGCTGGACATCAAGACGGGGGGAGTCCCCTCCCAGCTGCTGGTTCACGGGGCTCTCGCCTTCCCTCTGGGATTAGATGCCTCACTCGGCTGCTTCCTGGCAGCTGCCCGCTATGGCCGGGGCCGGGTGGTCCTGGCTGCCCATGAGGCCATCCTCTGTTATCCCAAGCTGGGGCCCTTTCTGCTCAATGCTGTGCGCTGGCTGGCCAGAGGCCAGACAGGTAAACTTGGGGTAAACACGCGTCTAAAAAACCTGTGTACCCTCCTGTCACAGCATGGCCTGGAGTGCAGTCTGCAGCCCCATCTGACGCAGGACTTGCGTGTCTACTGCTGCACGGCTTATAGTGAAAAGGAGGCTAAGCAGCTGCAGGAGTTTGTGGCTGAGGGTGGGGGTTTGCTGATCGGGGGCCAGGCCTGGTGGTGGGCCAGCCAGAATCCAGGCCGCTCTGCTTTGGCTCATTTCCCTGGTAACATCATCCTCAACTGCTTTGGCCTCAGTATCCTAGCTCAGACTCTCCACGCAGGCTGTTTTCCTGTCCCTACCCTCAAAATGCAGAGCTACCACTTCCGCAAGGCACTGTCTGAATTCCAGGCTGCACTGAGCCATGGGGCTAGGAACTTGGAAAAGCAATGGCTGGCAAAGCTGGGAGCAGACGGTGCAGCCTTCCTACAGATCCCAGCAAAGGGAGTCCCTGCTTACATATCCTTGCACCGATTCATAAAGAAGATGCTGCATCTGTCGGGCCTCCCAGCTGTAAGCCGGGAGCACCCTGTGGCTGGCGACTCCTTTGAGGCTGCAGTGCTCTGCCTGGCCACGGAACTGGCACGCTCTGGGACTGACTGCTCCCAGCTGATGCAGGAACTTGGAACCTGCACCTGCAGCTCAGGACACCCCTTCACTGTGGAGATCGATGGGAACAACCCAG GCCACAGTGATGCCTGGGTGAGTACCAGGCTCTACCTCCCACGTGGACAGACTGCGGAAGTCTCACTGTCTGAAGCTGCAGCCTCTGCCGGCCTGAAG GTACAGATTGGCTGCCACACAGATAACTTGACCAAGGCCAGCAAGCTTTCTCGAGCCCCTGTGGTGACTCATCAGTGCTGTTTGGACAGGAGCATACAatctgtctcctgcctctgggGTGGCCTTCTCTATGTCATCGTGCCAAAGGGCAGCAAACTGGGCCCTGTATCTGTCACCATCCAAAGGGTTGTGCCTGCCCCTTACTACAAGCTGG GTAAGACATCTCTGGAGGCGTGGAAAAAGTGTATCCAggagagtcaggctccctggggagAGCTGGCAACAGACAATATCATCTTGACGGTGCCGACGGCAAACCTGCGAGACCTGGAGGACCCCGAGCCTGTACTCCGCCTCTGGGATGAGATGATGCACGCTATAGCCCAGCTAGCAGCCCAGCCTTTCCCCTTCTGCTGTCCCGAGAGGATTGTTGCTGATGTGCAGATCTCAGCAG cTCCAGGAGGCCTTTGGGTGGGAGCCATTCACCCAGCTCTTTGCTGA
- the LOC123951859 gene encoding TRPM8 channel-associated factor 2-like isoform X1 translates to MATTPACAFEALMEGVTSWNVPKGPIPCELLLTGEAAFPVMVNDKGQVLIAASSYGQGRLVVVSHEGYLLDAGFAPFLRNAVGWLCPSPAAPTGVHPSLASLVSILQASGVPAQVQPEVGAPVGVYCISAYIDTMTAELIQFVKSGGGLLIGGQAWYWASQHGPDRVLSGFPGNEVTSVAGVYFTDIYGDIDRFKVSKKIPKIPFHVRCGEDLRQDQQQLLEGISELDIKTGGVPSQLLVHGALAFPLGLDASLGCFLAAARYGRGRVVLAAHEAILCYPKLGPFLLNAVRWLARGQTGKLGVNTRLKNLCTLLSQHGLECSLQPHLTQDLRVYCCTAYSEKEAKQLQEFVAEGGGLLIGGQAWWWASQNPGRSALAHFPGNIILNCFGLSILAQTLHAGCFPVPTLKMQSYHFRKALSEFQAALSHGARNLEKQWLAKLGADGAAFLQIPAKGVPAYISLHRFIKKMLHLSGLPAVSREHPVAGDSFEAAVLCLATELARSGTDCSQLMQELGTCTCSSGHPFTVEIDGNNPGHSDAWVSTRLYLPRGQTAEVSLSEAAASAGLKVQIGCHTDNLTKASKLSRAPVVTHQCCLDRSIQSVSCLWGGLLYVIVPKGSKLGPVSVTIQRVVPAPYYKLGKTSLEAWKKCIQESQAPWGELATDNIILTVPTANLRDLEDPEPVLRLWDEMMHAIAQLAAQPFPFCCPERIVADVQISAGWMHSGYPIMCHLESVQELINEASIRSTGLWGPIHELGHNQQRQVWEFPPHTTEATCNLWSVYVHEMVLDIPRSRAHPALSPPEREKRIKTHLGKGAPLNDWNVWTALETYLQLQEAFGWEPFTQLFAEYQTLSGIPKDNTGKMNLWVQKFSEKVQKNLAPFFEDWGWPVQKEVATSLAHLPEWQENPMRAYMHHY, encoded by the exons ATGGCAACAACTCCAGCCTGTGCTTTTGAGGCTCTCATGGAGGGAGTGACCAGCTGGAATGTCCCCAAGGGCCCCATTCCATGTGAACTGCTTCTAACTGGAGAGGCTGCCTTCCCAGTGATGGTGAATGACAAGGGCCAGGTCCTCATTGCTGCCTCCTCCTATGGCCAAGGCCGCCTGGTGGTGGTGTCCCATGAGGGCTACCTGCTGGATGCTGGCTTCGCTCCATTTCTTCGTAATGCAGTGGGCTGGCTCTGTCCCTCACCTGCGGCTCCCACTGGAGTGCACCCCTCTCTGGCATCACTAGTAAGTATCCTGCAAGCCTCTGGGGTTCCGGCACAAGTTCAGCCAGAAGTGGGGGCCCCTGTGGGGGTTTACTGCATCAGTGCCTACATTGACACGATGACTGCAGAGCTGATCCAGTTTGTGAAAAGTGGAGGCGGCTTGCTCATCGGGGGCCAAGCCTGGTATTGGGCCAGTCAGCATGGTCCTGACAGAGTGCTGTCCGGGTTCCCTGGGAATGAGGTGACAAGTGTGGCCGGAGTATACTTCACCGACATCTATGGGGACATAGACCGGTTCAAGGTCTCTAAGAAGATACCCAAGATTCCATTTCATGTGAG ATGTGGGGAGGATCTCAGGCAGGATCAGCAGCAGCTCCTGGAAGGGATCTCAGAGCTGGACATCAAGACGGGGGGAGTCCCCTCCCAGCTGCTGGTTCACGGGGCTCTCGCCTTCCCTCTGGGATTAGATGCCTCACTCGGCTGCTTCCTGGCAGCTGCCCGCTATGGCCGGGGCCGGGTGGTCCTGGCTGCCCATGAGGCCATCCTCTGTTATCCCAAGCTGGGGCCCTTTCTGCTCAATGCTGTGCGCTGGCTGGCCAGAGGCCAGACAGGTAAACTTGGGGTAAACACGCGTCTAAAAAACCTGTGTACCCTCCTGTCACAGCATGGCCTGGAGTGCAGTCTGCAGCCCCATCTGACGCAGGACTTGCGTGTCTACTGCTGCACGGCTTATAGTGAAAAGGAGGCTAAGCAGCTGCAGGAGTTTGTGGCTGAGGGTGGGGGTTTGCTGATCGGGGGCCAGGCCTGGTGGTGGGCCAGCCAGAATCCAGGCCGCTCTGCTTTGGCTCATTTCCCTGGTAACATCATCCTCAACTGCTTTGGCCTCAGTATCCTAGCTCAGACTCTCCACGCAGGCTGTTTTCCTGTCCCTACCCTCAAAATGCAGAGCTACCACTTCCGCAAGGCACTGTCTGAATTCCAGGCTGCACTGAGCCATGGGGCTAGGAACTTGGAAAAGCAATGGCTGGCAAAGCTGGGAGCAGACGGTGCAGCCTTCCTACAGATCCCAGCAAAGGGAGTCCCTGCTTACATATCCTTGCACCGATTCATAAAGAAGATGCTGCATCTGTCGGGCCTCCCAGCTGTAAGCCGGGAGCACCCTGTGGCTGGCGACTCCTTTGAGGCTGCAGTGCTCTGCCTGGCCACGGAACTGGCACGCTCTGGGACTGACTGCTCCCAGCTGATGCAGGAACTTGGAACCTGCACCTGCAGCTCAGGACACCCCTTCACTGTGGAGATCGATGGGAACAACCCAG GCCACAGTGATGCCTGGGTGAGTACCAGGCTCTACCTCCCACGTGGACAGACTGCGGAAGTCTCACTGTCTGAAGCTGCAGCCTCTGCCGGCCTGAAG GTACAGATTGGCTGCCACACAGATAACTTGACCAAGGCCAGCAAGCTTTCTCGAGCCCCTGTGGTGACTCATCAGTGCTGTTTGGACAGGAGCATACAatctgtctcctgcctctgggGTGGCCTTCTCTATGTCATCGTGCCAAAGGGCAGCAAACTGGGCCCTGTATCTGTCACCATCCAAAGGGTTGTGCCTGCCCCTTACTACAAGCTGG GTAAGACATCTCTGGAGGCGTGGAAAAAGTGTATCCAggagagtcaggctccctggggagAGCTGGCAACAGACAATATCATCTTGACGGTGCCGACGGCAAACCTGCGAGACCTGGAGGACCCCGAGCCTGTACTCCGCCTCTGGGATGAGATGATGCACGCTATAGCCCAGCTAGCAGCCCAGCCTTTCCCCTTCTGCTGTCCCGAGAGGATTGTTGCTGATGTGCAGATCTCAGCAG GCTGGATGCATTCAGGATACCCCATCATGTGCCACCTTGAGTCAGTGCAAGAGCTCATCAATGAGGCCAGCATTAGGAGCACAGGTCTGTGGGGACCCATCCATGAGCTGGGTCACAACCAACAGCGACAGGTGTGGGAGTTCCCACCGCACACCACTGAGGCCACCTGCAACCTCTGGTCTGTCTATGTGCATGAAATGGTCCTGGACATCCCCAGGTCTAGGGCCCACCCTGCTCTGAGCCCTCCAGAACGAGAGAAGAGAATCAAAACACACCTGGGAAAGGGAGCCCCCCTGAATGACTGGAATGTGTGGACAGCTCTGGAAACATACCTACAG cTCCAGGAGGCCTTTGGGTGGGAGCCATTCACCCAGCTCTTTGCTGAGTACCAGACGCTCTCTGGCATCCCCAAAGACAACACTGGCAAGATGAATCTGTGGGTGCAGAAGTTCTCAGAAAAGGTGCAGAAGAATCTGGCTCCATTCTTTGAGGACTGGGGGTGGCCTGTCCAGAAGGAAGTGGCGACCAGCCTGGCCCATCTGCCCGAGTGGCAGGAAAACCCCATGAGGGCATACATGCATCATTATTAG